A single Candidatus Zymogenus saltonus DNA region contains:
- a CDS encoding competence/damage-inducible protein A, whose product MRGEIITIGNELLSGHVTDTNATFIADRLFQFGIETIQITTVGDDEVRIVESLKTAVSRADVVVVTGGLGPTPDDITSKAVAKGMGLRLVLFPEALDQIEAKYEKRGIKLGPGAERQALMPAGSEMITNPVGTAPGYHILQDEKHVFVLPGVPEEMTVMMDQGVLTIIAERLRRGSFVAKKVLKVFGLTESQVYERVKDIPYDRDRIKVGFLPIFPENHVTITARSKESMERAEELVEGIEKKMRVELGERVFGEDDETLDMVVSGMLITGGLTLAVSESCTGGLLSKRLTEVPGSSAYFKSGIVSYSNEAKSYLIGVDPVLISTKGAVSSDVAEAMALGVKRSAKTDIGISITGIAGPSGGTEEKPVGTVFIGLAYDDDRGAKRKRSEIVVSKGYKFIGDRGRIRLISSEMALEWLRRCLLGKKVSEVGERWSR is encoded by the coding sequence TTGAGGGGGGAGATAATCACCATTGGAAACGAGCTCCTCTCTGGACACGTGACGGACACGAACGCTACATTCATCGCGGACAGGCTCTTCCAATTCGGAATAGAGACCATTCAAATAACGACCGTCGGGGACGATGAAGTTAGAATAGTCGAATCGTTGAAGACAGCTGTATCCCGGGCCGACGTGGTCGTGGTGACGGGAGGTTTGGGTCCCACGCCCGATGATATTACTTCAAAGGCCGTGGCCAAGGGAATGGGCTTGAGGCTCGTCCTCTTCCCGGAAGCCCTCGATCAGATCGAGGCGAAGTACGAAAAAAGGGGGATAAAGCTGGGACCGGGAGCCGAGAGACAGGCCCTTATGCCTGCGGGATCGGAGATGATCACAAATCCGGTGGGCACGGCCCCGGGCTACCATATCCTTCAGGACGAAAAGCACGTGTTCGTCCTTCCCGGCGTTCCCGAGGAGATGACGGTGATGATGGACCAGGGGGTGCTGACGATTATAGCTGAAAGATTGAGGCGGGGAAGTTTCGTGGCGAAAAAGGTGCTCAAGGTCTTCGGCCTTACGGAGTCCCAGGTCTACGAGCGCGTCAAGGATATCCCGTACGACAGGGACAGGATAAAGGTGGGATTTCTCCCCATATTCCCGGAGAACCACGTCACGATAACCGCGAGATCCAAAGAATCTATGGAGAGAGCCGAAGAGCTGGTGGAGGGGATAGAGAAGAAAATGAGGGTGGAGCTCGGGGAGAGGGTATTCGGCGAGGATGACGAGACCCTCGATATGGTCGTTTCCGGAATGCTCATAACAGGGGGATTGACCTTGGCGGTGTCGGAATCGTGCACCGGGGGGCTCTTGTCCAAGAGGCTCACGGAAGTGCCCGGAAGCTCCGCCTACTTCAAGAGCGGGATTGTGAGCTACAGCAACGAGGCAAAAAGCTACCTTATAGGGGTGGATCCGGTACTCATCTCGACGAAGGGCGCCGTAAGCTCCGATGTCGCCGAGGCGATGGCCCTGGGGGTCAAGAGGAGCGCCAAGACAGATATAGGCATCTCTATAACGGGAATCGCCGGGCCTTCCGGTGGTACCGAGGAAAAACCGGTGGGGACGGTATTCATCGGCCTGGCCTACGACGATGACCGGGGCGCCAAGCGAAAGCGGAGCGAGATCGTCGTCTCAAAGGGATACAAGTTTATCGGTGACAGGGGGAGGATAAGGCTTATCTCGTCGGAGATGGCCCTCGAGTGGCTCCGGCGCTGTCTCCTCGGAAAGAAGGTGTCCGAGGTGGGGGAGAGGTGGAGTCGATAG
- a CDS encoding phosphatidylglycerophosphatase A — MKDFFIKAAATGLGIGYIPLMPGTFGSLLGVGICLLLNLGGFPVYIAGVVVLGIAAVKISGDANVLFGEHDSKKIVIDEIVGYLVSMLLIPDTVEYLVAGFIVFRFFDILKPYPAGMVDKKVGGGIGVVLDDVIAGVYTNIVLWAVIIVRGAL; from the coding sequence GTGAAAGATTTTTTTATAAAGGCCGCCGCGACCGGCCTGGGGATCGGGTACATCCCCCTTATGCCCGGCACCTTCGGAAGTCTTCTGGGCGTCGGGATATGCCTCCTGTTGAACTTAGGGGGGTTTCCCGTGTACATAGCCGGGGTCGTCGTTCTCGGGATCGCCGCGGTAAAAATATCGGGCGATGCCAACGTCCTCTTCGGGGAGCACGATTCAAAGAAGATCGTGATCGACGAGATAGTCGGCTACCTCGTTTCGATGTTGCTGATCCCGGACACGGTCGAGTATCTCGTGGCTGGCTTTATAGTATTTCGGTTCTTTGACATTTTAAAACCATATCCCGCGGGCATGGTGGATAAAAAGGTGGGCGGCGGCATCGGGGTGGTCCTCGACGATGTGATCGCCGGCGTCTACACCAATATCGTCCTCTGGGCCGTCATCATTGTGAGGGGGGCCCTTTGA
- a CDS encoding response regulator: METGKGKYTILVVDDEFSVRDILSDVLEGEGYNIKTAEDGIEALHIIRREPPDLVITDMRMPRMGGMELLYQINNLRVKIITIMMTGFATVETAVEAIKKGAYDYIMKPFQFSDLLRVIEHAVEKQKLIKENLELKETMALYDISMAISSNLQLDSVLSMFVDVLFKEGEADAVGFCVLDTSMKDYKYRLVKAKDMGISSRVNEIIYWRKILSFIDGKEGMIFAGKELKKLDELIKDLSGVESVLLLPMRIKEKTMGFVAQFSFTRGFIFTEGVKKSLMILVNNVSVAIENARLYEDIVNILGDTVKSFAKTLDVKDKYASGHSERVTRYALIIAKEMNLPQEEIDRLAQAGILHDIGKIGISELVLNKNGKLDTKESEEMRSHPVIGRDILAPISQFQDIAEIVYYHHERYNGEGYPEGLVGEDIPMLSRIIAVADTYDAMTSTRAYREKIGREKTIEEIKSNSGTQFDPRVVEAFLRVVDRLDNDDVC; the protein is encoded by the coding sequence ATGGAAACCGGCAAGGGAAAGTACACCATACTTGTTGTCGATGACGAGTTCAGCGTCCGAGATATCCTGAGCGATGTGTTGGAAGGAGAGGGGTATAACATCAAAACGGCGGAGGACGGAATCGAAGCCCTTCATATCATCAGGCGGGAGCCGCCGGACCTCGTCATCACGGATATGAGGATGCCGAGGATGGGGGGGATGGAACTTTTGTACCAGATAAACAACCTCAGGGTAAAGATAATCACCATCATGATGACGGGATTTGCGACGGTCGAGACCGCCGTGGAGGCGATAAAGAAGGGCGCCTATGATTATATAATGAAGCCGTTCCAGTTCTCCGATCTTTTAAGGGTAATAGAACATGCCGTAGAAAAGCAGAAGCTGATAAAGGAAAACCTCGAGTTGAAGGAGACCATGGCCCTTTATGATATAAGCATGGCCATAAGCTCCAACCTTCAGCTGGACAGCGTCCTTTCAATGTTCGTGGATGTGTTGTTTAAAGAGGGGGAGGCCGACGCGGTCGGTTTTTGTGTCCTGGACACGTCGATGAAAGACTATAAATACAGACTGGTAAAGGCAAAGGATATGGGAATATCCAGCAGGGTAAATGAAATTATCTATTGGAGAAAGATACTTTCCTTTATCGATGGTAAGGAAGGTATGATTTTCGCCGGTAAAGAGCTGAAAAAGCTCGACGAGCTGATTAAGGATCTTTCCGGTGTCGAGTCGGTCCTTCTGCTTCCCATGAGGATAAAAGAAAAAACGATGGGTTTTGTTGCCCAATTTTCTTTTACAAGGGGATTCATTTTTACCGAGGGGGTCAAGAAATCCCTCATGATCCTCGTAAACAACGTCTCCGTGGCCATCGAGAACGCAAGGCTTTATGAGGATATCGTAAATATTCTGGGAGATACTGTAAAGAGCTTTGCCAAGACATTGGACGTCAAGGACAAATACGCCAGCGGCCACTCCGAGCGGGTAACGAGATATGCCCTGATAATAGCAAAGGAGATGAACCTTCCCCAGGAGGAAATAGACAGGCTCGCCCAGGCGGGCATATTGCACGACATCGGAAAGATAGGAATAAGCGAGTTGGTGCTAAATAAAAACGGGAAATTGGACACGAAAGAGTCCGAGGAGATGAGATCTCACCCGGTGATAGGGAGGGATATACTTGCCCCGATTTCCCAGTTTCAGGATATCGCCGAGATAGTGTATTACCACCATGAGCGATATAACGGGGAGGGGTATCCGGAGGGGCTTGTCGGCGAGGATATACCAATGCTGTCGAGGATAATCGCCGTTGCCGACACCTACGACGCCATGACTTCCACGAGGGCGTACAGGGAGAAGATCGGCAGGGAAAAGACCATCGAGGAGATAAAGTCGAATTCCGGCACCCAGTTCGACCCCAGGGTCGTGGAGGCCTTCCTCAGGGTCGTGGATCGGCTTGACAATGATGACGTTTGCTAA